The Ornithodoros turicata isolate Travis chromosome 9, ASM3712646v1, whole genome shotgun sequence genome includes a region encoding these proteins:
- the LOC135367828 gene encoding uncharacterized protein LOC135367828: MQAAKKTADGASVQITTETAVSTTTVITPPGSPGTLPVEVPKGTGSRIEITTKKFPNAEQSGSCAVFGCGKCNVQTTVSEEGANYVITAEDGQVRTIHVPAAKSKSGSAKAVLEKRVTLEDGIEIIEEFEDGVMVRKTLNGKEQPLQEAAPKAEGEEKKDK, encoded by the exons ATGCAGGCTGCCAAGAAAACAGCGGATGGCGCGTCGGTTCAAATTACGACAGAGACTGCCGTCTCTACGACGACTGTGATTACGCCGCCCGGATCTCCCGGCACGCTCCCTGTTGAAGTCCCCAAAGGGACGGGTTCCAGAATAGAG ATAACCACGAAGAAATTCCCCAACGCCGAGCAGTCCGGAAGCTGTGCCGTATTCGGCTGCGGAAAGTGCAACGTCCAAACGACTGTTTCAGAAGAGGGTGCCAATTACGTGATCACGGCTGAAGACGGCCAGGTTCGGACGATTCACGTTCCCGCAGCCAAAAGCAAGTCCGGCTCCGCGAAAGCGGTGCTCGAGAAGAGAGTAACCCTCGAAGATGGCATCGAAATCATCGAGGAATTTGAAGACGGCGTGATGGTCAGAAAAACGTTGAACGGTAAAGAGCAGCCGCTACAAGAAGCTGCGCCCAAAGCAGAGGGTgaggaaaagaaagacaaataa